The sequence GCGCCCGGGCGCTGCGACGCAGGCTAGGGAGCCAGAGGCTGGCAGGCGTTGAAACTCCGGCCCCCGAGCCCGAAACAGGCAGTGGTGGGAGTCCTGCCGCTGGAGGGCCGTCTGAGCAGAGCCGCCGTGGTTAGTGCTGCAGGAGTGAGTGAGCCAATAGCATTAGTTTGGCGAAGGAATAAAATACACCGATTGTCCAAGAGACTCTTGGTGAGCAGTGTATTTGGAGGTTTGAGGCCATCAAATCCAGACACCAGCACGGCACCAGGCCTGGGCCGGGACAGGAGAACGTGCTCGTAGGACAAACAATGTATTTTATGCAGCAGTTAGGGTTCAGTGGTTGGGAGGCAACGGTAACGTGTCCCGCGAGCTGCGTGTGGCCCCCGAGCCGGGGCCGGGCCTGCGGGGAAGCACTTTACTTCTCCTCCGAGGACAGGCGGTGCAGAGTCTCGCCCAGGCGGCCCAGCTGCTCCTTGTGCTCCAGCTCCCGGTACAGGCCCGTGGGGACGGCGTCCAGCCCGTGCAGCAGCCCGAACAGGCAGCCCGCGATGGCCCCCGAGGCCCCGCTCTCACCTGGAAGGAAGCAAGGCCCGTAGGGAGCTCCCAGCGGCCCTGTGCCGGCCGCCCTGGGCTCCCGGCTCAGCCTCCCCTGGGCAGGGCCGCTCAGCCAGAGCCGGTGACAGGCCCCAGCCTGATGCCCGTGCGGGCTCCCCTCCCGCAGCTCCCGGCCCGAGGGCTCCTCGGCCCTGCACTGCCCTCCCTCCCGCTCAGCTGCGGTTTGGGTGCCCTCCTCTGATGCCACCCCTCCCTCTGCCGCCCCAGGTCCCGCTGCCCCTTCTCTGCTCCTCCTGCCCTGGAGAGTGCCATGTCCCCACCATCTGGGCACCAGGAGGTCCCAGCAGGACTGGTGGGGAGCCCGTGCCAGTGGGGTGCCTGCCTGGAAGCCCCTTATGTCGCGCTGCTCGAAGGAGAAGCGGCACTGGGTGGAGAAGCGAGGCGCCAGCATGGGACCGAGGGGCGCCACGGCCCGACCCGACAGCACAGCCCAGACAGGCTGCCTGCGTCTGTCTGGACGAGAAGGGCTCTGGCGGCCTGCGAGCCCAGGGCCTCAGAAAGGCATCTCACCTCCGTGGAACATGGCACGCTGGCAGAGCTCCGCCCAGCTGCCCTTGGCTCCTAAGAGGGCGTCGTAGGCGATCATGGGAGCATCGTGGCCTCGCCGCCCCCCTCGGCCTTCTGAGCTCCATTTCCTGTAGGTCTGGAGAAAGAGCCATGGGTCAGGGCCCGGCCCTGGAACCACGCCAGGGGCACTGGCACACTCGCTCTGGCTTCAGCCAGGGGCCTGCCATCGGCTTGCTCGCCGGGCGCCCACTTGACGTCCCCTGTGTGCCGGGCATTGCCCCAGGGCTGTGGAAGGACAGTGAGCAGGAAAGACGCTCTCCCGTGGCCctcacagccctgccctcctgcagATAAACAAACGTGCCAGCTGCCAGGCAGCGGAGTCCATGACAGAAGCAGAGCCGGCCAAGGGGCCTGTGACAGGGCTGCTGTGACGACACAGCCAGGAGCCACTGCGTGACATGTGGGCTGGGAAGGCAAAGGGGCAAGCAAGGCCCTGCAGGGGTGCCGGGTGTGGTCAGGGCTGCGGGACTCCGCAGGCCGCAGGGCAGGGGCAACAGTGACTCAGGCAgctggtggctcagaggggtcCCTATAGGTCTGTGAGAGGGGCCGGGGCCAGACAGGAGCCAGGGAGGTGGGTGCAGGCAGGTCACACTTCTGCGCCTCAGCAACAGAGTCAGTGCTGGTTCGGGGCAACAGCGTCTCCACTGGAAGAACTGGGGTTTTGCGCTGTGCTGGGGAGCCCCATGAGAGGGAAACAAAAGGGTAATAGGAAGCAGCTGAGAAGGGAAGGGTgggcccttcctctccccctgcaCCTTCCCAACACCTGGAAAGCAGACGTGCTGGCCGGAGCTGAAGCAGCCAGTCTGGACTATGAGGCATGCTCTCAGAACAGCAGAGCAGCCAGATAGAAGGATCTTCAGCTCCTTGCCGCAAAGGATGTGTGACTCAGTTCAGGATTCCCTTGACACGGGGATAATAAGCTTCTACCTTGGTTAAGCCACAGTTACTCAGGGTTTTCTTTTGTGCTACCAAACATGACCAGAACGATTTCCGGCACTTAGGGGTTTTCACAGCATGGGGAATGCCAGTGGTTTGCACAGACTTGTTCATCCTATGCAACCTTATATCCCAGCCCCTAGAAGAGATGAAGTGAGATGGGCTGTTTTTAACGATggcattttcaatttttctagcACAAATCATGCTTATaaccagagaaaatgaaaagagaaaaacgaaGTCGTCCATGGCCCCCCATGTGCGGCTGCTCCCTCAGCCCGTCTCTACTGCGGGGTTCCCACGGACGGGGGTCCCTGGGTGGCTGCTTGGCGTGGGGGCCCCGGacagcgcccccgccccctctGCCCCAGACATGGCGAGCTCACCTTGTCCCTCTCCTCTGCGTCATAGTGGTCGGGGAAGGTGGCCCCACTCTCCGAGTcctcactgatttttctttcctccaagTAAAACTGCCACTTTGCTTCGAAGTAAAACCAGTGCTCCTGGTACTCTAAACGCAAACAGCAGGCGGGCAGGCTGTGGTGGCCGTCCAGCTGGGTGCCGTGGGCACAGGCGGGAGGGACAGAGCAGagccagcacccccccacccactTGGGGTGAGTAGACCCTGGCACGCCGCCTTAGCGATTGCTCCAGAAATTGGCACGTGCTCAGGTTCGCAGCTACTTTGAAACTGGCAAGGGAGACAGCTCAGAATTAGTGACGCGCTGAACTGAGGTAGACTTTCCTGAAAACTCTGATCCTGTGTGTTTTATTCGCTCCCCACTGGGCCTGCAAGGCCAGGAGAGGGCGTTCGTTACCCCGCTTCACAGCTGGAGACCCAAGTCCCAGAGGCACTGAAGCCACTTTATGGAGTCGCTTGAGGAGACATTGTCTCAGAAAGTCTGGAGCAGCAGCTGTACCAGCTCATGGGTGACGGGGTGGGCACCTGTGTCTGGAGGACCCGGTGGGGGTCCCGGGAATGCCTGGGCCCACCCTTGGGCCTCCTCCATGGGGTCGGCCTGCCCCGCGGTCCCGCAGCAGGCTCGTGTTTCACCGAGGGCAGAGGACGGGCCTCCCCCGAGCCGGTCTGTCCAGATCTGCTCTGCGTCGGGGAGGGGACCGCCAGAGCAGGTGCCAGAGGGGCTCACCTGCCAGGTGCCGGATGGTCTTCTTGCAGTAGTCCTCGGCCAGCGGGACCGCCCTCAGCATGTCTCGCCCCCACTGCTCCAGCCGCTTTCCCTGGACGGCGTAGGAGGCAAACAGGGCCGTGCACAGTGACCCTAGGAAGCCTGGGGTGAGAGAGGGTCAGGGGGGCACCGTCACACCCTTGCCAGGTGTGGTCCCTGCCACAAGACCCTGGGTGACTTCTTCTCAAGTTTCCattgtttggggtgggggggcaataCCCGCCTTTTAAGGGCTGCGGTGGGACACTCAGTTCCGCACCCAGGCGAGCGCTGCCAAGCTGCCCCGGGGAGGCGCGGGCTGTGACCGTTTCTAGGGCAGGGAGGGGCGTCCCGTTCTCACACCCAGGGTCCCGCTGTCATCCtgaccccccgccaccccccatcATGGGCTGTTTCAGCTCCACAGTCTGGGGCGATGCTCTGCAGGTAATAAAAATGATTCGAAACCTGAGAAGGGGCGTGACGTTAAAACGTACTTTCTGGGGGGAGCTCCGGGTGGTCTAGAGCCTTCACTGCTGTGACCCGGGTtcaaccccctgcctgggaactgaGGGCCACATCAAGCCGCCGCACGCCACGGCCAAGCAAGTCAGTAACTAAAATGCGCTTCCTGATCTTAGCTGTGGAGCCCAGTCGTCATCCCGGAAAGGCACACGCTAGCCAGCCCTCAAACGGTGAACTGCATCTTCGTACAAGTGGGCGATAAATTAGCACTGTTTCAGACCTTTAAATTCTCCGCCCAGATTCCTGTGCTCATGGCATTGTCTCCGGATGCTCAACCCCCTCCTGCTTCCCATTTACTTCTGGGGAAGTAACCTTCACTTCCCTGGCGGCTTCTGGGGAGGCCTGCTCCTGCGCCCCTTCGCAGATGCCTCTCCGGCCCCCGGGCCAAATTACGTGAACATCCTCTTAAACCTTAAAAGTCTAACAGACTCATCTGTGGGCTGTGGCTTAGACGTGGCACCTGCAGTGGACTCATCAGCAAGtttgccacatccatggcttGGGCACCATGGTGCCCGAGGCCATGGCTCACACCCCAGTAGGGGTGCTTCTCGGAGGGCACAGGGCAGCTCTTGCAGCTCAGTGGGGGACACCAGTAACCCTGGACGCTGCGGGAGACCTTGAAAGGAGCCTAGTCACGGAGAGCAGCTGGGAGCCTCAACCTGGGGAGAGCACGTCACTGCCCTGCTGGGATGAAGGTGGGTCATGAGAGCTTCCGatagtcttcttttttctttttttttttaagtatttttatttctatttatttcctttttttggctgttccttcagcatgcagaagttccttgtccaggaatcgaacccgagccatagcagtgacccgagccacagcagtaatagtgcctcattcttaacctgctgagcccaccAGGGGAGACCTTTTCCTTAATTTCGGAGCTGGCTGCCTCCCTGGCATTCCCACAGGTGGGTGCTGGGGAACTGCCAGCCTGCGGCCCTCCCTCCGGGCCCCGGGCGCTGCGTGCAGCCCAGAGGTTTTACCATCCTACGAGCTCCGTCCTCACCCAGGAGCAGCGGGGGCCCCAGTGGCCACGACATCCTGCtacagggaggggacagaggctgGGCAGGGACCTGACCGCGTGCTGCCTCCCTGCCGGACGATACGACAGAAACGCCGGTTCCCgggatgcagcccagatcccagcctcgtTCAGAAACCCTGCTGTTCCTTGTCTTTTATTCTGACGTGGTGGATACTGAACCCAGGAGCCCCCTGTCCTGTCCCAcgtccccaccctccccaccagcctGCCTTCAGCTCCAGAGCAGGACTTAAGCAGAACTGAAGGTCAAAGAACCCCACCTGCGGACAACAAGCAGACCAGAGCCGGCTGCGGTGGCTTGAACCCGTCTTACCCGTGGGGTGGTTGTGTGTCATCCGGCCACACTCCACGCTGACCTCCACCAGCGTCCCCAGCCGCTCTGGCTTCCAGTACCGCATGCCCACACACATCGCCTTGGTGGCAGCGCCAAACCCCGAGCCTATGTGGGTCATGGAAGCTGCATTAAGACTTTGCCACCAATAATTCTGCCTCTGGCAAGCCGGCTTTCATGAGCAGTATGAAAATGTACAAAAACGTATGTAATAACtttctatttattaaatattatgtttatCCTACTGTCATTTAAATGAGTCAAAAATGGGGAAACGGCCCACCTTCCTGACAAAGAAAAGAGATGACAGAAATTGCAAAGCAAGCATACATCGGAAtatatgcagccattaaaatgaatttctttggcCCCACCATGGcccatgaaagttcctgggccagagaccgaatctgagctgcaactgtgacctgagctgccagagacaacctgctgtgccatagcgggaactccctagaaggaATTTTTGGTGGTGTGGGGATATGCTTGCAGTGTGCCCGGCCCAGCAGGTGTGTGCACAGCACACTTCCCATCACGCTGACTCCCTCTTTTCAAAAACAGTTTCACTGggttataattgacatacaatcagctattcttatttatttatttgtctttttagggccacacccgggctaggggttgaagcggagctgtagccacccacctacaccacagccacagcaacgccagatccgagcagtgtcttcgacctacaccacagctcacagcaatgccggatacttcacccactgagtgaggccagggatcgaacccgtgtcctcatggttcctagtcagattcctttttgctgcgccacgacaagaactcccagcTATTCATGTTTAAAGAATGCTGGTCTTGACACGTACACCAGCAGCTAAATAAAGGTTGTTTATCCAACATGCCCAGGTTTTCTTGTGCGCCTTCTGCCCTGCCCACCACCTGCAGATTCATGTGCATTTCCTGGGATTCACACGCACGGAATCACACAGAAGCTACTCTTTCCTGCCTGGCTTTGTTCACTTAGCACGACTGTCTTGAGAGCCACTCCTGCGTCATGTGTGGGCACAGGGGGCAGCTGGACTCCACCGTCTGGACGGAGGGACGGCAGCTGGTTTATCCATTTCCTGCTGATGGGCACTTGGCCTGTCTCCAGTTTGGAGGCGAGGCCAAGAAAgatgctgggaacctccagagcCAAACCTCGTGTGGACAGACGCCGCCTCTTCTTCCGGGCAGACTCCTCGGGGCGGAAAGTAGGAGGAGCTGTTTCCCAGGTGGGTGCACCGCCGAACCCCCGCTGGCAGCGCTCCCGGGACCCGCGTCGAGGGGCTCGGCTGCTGTCAGGTGCAGCGTCTCACCCTGGGGCTCCTCCCGCCGCGCAGCCACCAGTGGGGTGGGTTGGCCCCACACCTGTCCTTGGTGACGTGCTTCTTTAAATAGTTTCCCATTTTCGTACTGAGTTGCATACCTTCTCATTGCTGTTTTAAGAGTTCTCTAGACACTCTGGACTCAAACCCTTTATCAGATGCATGCTTTGCAATCCTGTCTCCTGTGTGGCCGTTTCGTCCTCTTGGCAGGTCCTCTGAGGCAGAAGGGCGCATCTGGGACGTGTTCCTCCCCCTTGAGCGCCTGGGGGGGACTGTGGACACTGGGGCTCCTGCTTCGCTGGCTGTTCGTAGACCCCAGGGCGCCACCTGGCCCCGGGGTGTTTCCTCGTAAATTCCTTCTCAGATGTCTCGCTAACGGGGACCTGTTTAGTCTCGAGGGACCTTTGGTGGTTTATATCTTTCAAGGAGTTTTTCCACTTCATCTAAGATGCTACCTTTGTTGGcatatcacttttttaaaaaaacgctttgctttttagggccaggcctGCGgcctgtggacgttcccaggccaggggtcgaacgggagcggtagccgccggcctccgccacagtcacagcaacacgggatccgagctgcctccgTGACggacaccccagctcacggcaacgccgatccccaacccccatggagcaaggccagggatcaaacccacatcctcatggatcctagtcgggttcacgtcagctgagccaccacgggagctccCGGCATAAGAGTTTTAACAATATCCCTTCACGTTCCTCTGGGCTCAGGAGCGTCTGCAGGGACGTCGCCCTCTCACCGTTGCTGCTGGCATTTGTGggttcctcttctcttcttgatCATGTCACCTGGAGGAttatcgatttttttttcttctgaaacaaacagctttttcttttgttgattttctctgtggttttcccgtttctgttattgattttcacgttttccttttttctcctctttcctttgggTTCCATCCGCTTTCCCTTTTCTGGTTTCTTGTGGTGAAAACGAGGCCATTAGTCTGAGGCCTTAGTCCTGAGATCTCCAGAACGTGCCTTTATCTGCTTCTCGACGCAGCGCTATCAGTTTCGCGTCATATATTTTGAGGGTTTCTTACATACACTTTTATTATTCCTCCCAATGAAAGGATGCATTCGTCACAACGAATTTTGTCACTTTCCCTGGCAATATTCTTCACTGTCTGTTTATTTGAATAGAGTCACTCCAGCTTTCTACTGATTAGGGTTATATGATATGTCTTTTCCTATTTaacctatttttctttgtttttattttattttatttcttttaagcgccgcacccgaggcatatggaagttcccaggctaggggcagaatcagagctgcagctgctggcctacaccacagccacagcaacaccagatgcttaacccactgagcaaggccagggtttttttttttttttttttaattccacaggTATTATTGAATGCCTGTTATGTGCTAGATTTCGTTCCAGGTTCGTGGGacacaacagaaaataaaacgAAGGTCCTGCCCTCACGGAGCTGACAGTCTAGCATTTACAATCACCTCACCTGGACGCCATGACCATGGGCCCCGTCCCTGCACCTGTGTCGTCAGCCACTTGAGGCGGGAATAAGGGGGCCCGGCTCAGCTGTGGGTAACCAGCCGGGTGTGCTGGAGATGCCAAACAGGacaccacccccagcccagcacccgaACAGGAGACAGGGCTGGAAGTTGACTTTTAATAAGTACGAGGGGGAGAGGGCACGGGGATGGGAGCAGGTGGTCTGCTATGGGGCcgccccagggcctgggctgctgctgctgctgcttggtGGCTGCCTTGCTGGCCAGGTCCCTGGCCTTCTCCGCAACTGTCACTGCGTCTCCCTGGCCTCTTCCTTAGCCTCCTTGGCTGTTTCAACAAGGGTTTGGGGAGCGGCCTCACTTTGCCGCTTGGCCAAGATGCATTCAAAACCCTGCATGGTCTTGGTGACCTCGCTTTTGAACCGGGCGAGACTGAATCCTGCACAGCTCTGGAGACACCAAATAAGCTCGAGGAGCGGTGAACACATccttcctccaccaccaccagccaGGCGTGGCTGATGCTCTGGCTCTGCGGGTCCGTGACAGAATCCTCCAGGATGTACCCGGGTGAGCAACACTGGAggcggggactgaacccgcatcctcgtggaccctcgtcgggttcataaccactgagccgtgaagggaactccgtCTTTGTATTTACAacgtctccctccttccttccttcctttcctttcctcttctcttctctttttcttgccgcccccacagcatatggagtttctgggccggggctcagatccaagtcacagatgcagcttcagccacacgggatccttaacccactgtgccagggatcaaacctgcatcccagtgctccattGTGCCGCAGCAGGAGCTCCTGAGATGCGTTTCTCACAGCAGCACAGGGCCGGGACCTGCTTCCCATCCAGACCCACCTCTGCCTTTTCTTTGGGTCCTCAGACGTCCAGCTGCTGCGATGACTGATAAGGTTCAAGTGGGTCATCTCGTTACTGGTTTTCTACGTGTCCCATTTGTGCCCATGGCTCTTTCCTGCCGTTTGTGGACGGCCTGTCACTGAGCAGGACGGCCCGCGACCCATCTCAGGGTGGAGGACAGCGAGGACCCTAACGGTGCCCAGCAGGAGGGGCCTGCAGAGCCCAGCCCCGTGCCTTCCGCACTCCCGCCAAGCCCAGCGGTCCCACAGGGAGCGTTGCGTGGTTCTCCGGGGGCTCCCTCCCCGGGCAGACGCCGTGCTGGACGAGGCGCTCATGGCACCCACAGTGAGGTGGCGTCTCCAGGGGGGAAGCAGCCTCTGGGCTGAGGGCTGGTCCCCAGCGAGTACCGCTAAAACGGTTCCATCTACATCTTGCTGGCCCAGGCGTCTGAGCAGCTGCTCTGGGTTCCCTGTCATGGGACACTGACCCGCTTCGAGGCTCCGTTGAGACCCTtctgctcccaccccaccccctgctggcATCAGGCATTTGCTTCTACGTTCTCGATAAACTGGGCGTTACTTTTAATgccagctatctttttttttttttatctttttagggccgcacctggagcatatggaggttcccaggccaggggttcagtcggagccaggtgccggcctacgccagagccacggccatatcagatccaagccgcatctgcgacctacaccacagctcatggtgatgccggatccttaacccactgagcgaggccagggattgaacctgcaacctcatggttcctagttggattcgttaaccactgagccacgacgggaactcccaactaccTTTTAGAGGCCCAAATAACCAGCTAGCCTGCTGGTCACTTGACGTCTTTTTTATGCCCCTCTTTTCAGAACTCCGGCTGcag is a genomic window of Phacochoerus africanus isolate WHEZ1 chromosome 13, ROS_Pafr_v1, whole genome shotgun sequence containing:
- the LOC125113206 gene encoding inactive ADP-ribosyltransferase ARH2 isoform X1; translation: MAFSLVPPAETEKECLAFGEVPNGNAMTRAEAGRADSRRGHRGWAGQPPAEMEKFRAAMLLGAVGDALGYRNAFRENSASGPRVQEELQKVGGLDHLVLAPEKWPVSDNTIMHMATAEALVTDFWCLDDLYREMVRRYVDALEKLPEHRADPATIEGCSQLKPDNYLLAWHTPFNDKGSGFGAATKAMCVGMRYWKPERLGTLVEVSVECGRMTHNHPTGFLGSLCTALFASYAVQGKRLEQWGRDMLRAVPLAEDYCKKTIRHLAEYQEHWFYFEAKWQFYLEERKISEDSESGATFPDHYDAEERDKTYRKWSSEGRGGRRGHDAPMIAYDALLGAKGSWAELCQRAMFHGGESGASGAIAGCLFGLLHGLDAVPTGLYRELEHKEQLGRLGETLHRLSSEEK
- the LOC125113206 gene encoding inactive ADP-ribosyltransferase ARH2 isoform X2, which produces MVRRYVDALEKLPEHRADPATIEGCSQLKPDNYLLAWHTPFNDKGSGFGAATKAMCVGMRYWKPERLGTLVEVSVECGRMTHNHPTGFLGSLCTALFASYAVQGKRLEQWGRDMLRAVPLAEDYCKKTIRHLAEYQEHWFYFEAKWQFYLEERKISEDSESGATFPDHYDAEERDKTYRKWSSEGRGGRRGHDAPMIAYDALLGAKGSWAELCQRAMFHGGESGASGAIAGCLFGLLHGLDAVPTGLYRELEHKEQLGRLGETLHRLSSEEK